One region of Streptococcus salivarius genomic DNA includes:
- a CDS encoding amino acid ABC transporter ATP-binding protein: protein MTETILEIKNLKKSYGKNEVLKDISLSVKKGEVISIIGSSGSGKSTFLRSINLLESPSGGEILYHGDNVLEKGYDLTTYRERLGMVFQSFNLFENLNVLENAIVAQTTVLKRDRKEAESIAKANLEKVGMGEQYWKAKPKQLSGGQKQRVAIARALSVDPEAILFDEPTSALDPEMVGEVLKTMQELSETGLTMIIVTHEMEFARDVSDRVIFMDKGVIAEQGSPEQIFENPKEERTKEFLKRFLG, encoded by the coding sequence ATGACTGAGACGATTTTAGAAATTAAAAACCTCAAAAAATCATACGGAAAAAATGAAGTCCTCAAAGATATCTCCCTCAGCGTCAAAAAGGGTGAGGTTATCTCAATTATTGGTTCTTCAGGTTCAGGGAAATCAACCTTCCTTCGCTCTATTAACCTACTCGAATCACCTTCAGGTGGTGAAATCCTCTATCATGGGGACAACGTCCTTGAAAAAGGTTACGACCTCACTACCTATCGTGAAAGACTCGGTATGGTTTTCCAATCCTTCAACCTCTTTGAAAACCTTAATGTCTTGGAAAATGCTATCGTAGCTCAAACAACTGTTCTCAAACGTGACCGTAAAGAAGCTGAAAGCATCGCCAAAGCTAACTTGGAGAAAGTTGGTATGGGGGAACAATACTGGAAAGCTAAACCAAAGCAACTTTCAGGGGGACAAAAACAACGTGTAGCAATCGCTCGTGCCCTCTCTGTTGATCCAGAAGCCATCCTCTTTGACGAGCCAACTTCAGCCCTTGACCCAGAAATGGTAGGGGAAGTACTCAAGACTATGCAGGAGCTATCTGAAACTGGTTTGACCATGATTATCGTTACCCATGAAATGGAGTTCGCACGTGATGTTTCAGACCGTGTCATCTTCATGGATAAAGGGGTAATTGCTGAACAAGGTAGCCCAGAACAAATCTTTGAAAATCCTAAAGAAGAACGTACTAAGGAATTCCTCAAACGTTTCTTGGGTTAA
- a CDS encoding ABC transporter substrate-binding protein/permease, whose protein sequence is MKKIIIACFAALLLVFGGVSSAQADEYLRVGMEAAYAPFNWTQDDNSNGAVPIEGTKQYANGYDVQIAKKIAEAQGKKPLVVKTAWTGLIPALTSGKIDMIIAGMSPTAERRQEIDFSDSYYRSEPVMVVSSDGDYANAKSLKDFKDAKITAQQGVYLYNLIDQIPGVSKQTAMGDFGAMRQALASGIIDGYVSERPEAKTAEEASSKYKMITLKDGGFQVSDDDVSLAVGLRKGDSQQMEQVNKVLAGISQEERAKLMDHIIDIQPADKTDEAKKGNFFSQMSNIIAKNWPQFLRGTGITLLISIIGTVVGTFIGLMIGVYRTAPKAANKFVALLQKLFGWVLNVYIEVFRGTPMIVQSMVIYYGTAQAFGINIDRTLAAVFIVSINTGAYMSEIVRGGIFAVDKGQFEAATALGFTHGQTMRKIVLPQVIRNILPATGNEFVINIKDTSVLNVISVVELYFAGNTVASQTYQYFQTFFVIAAIYFVLTFTVTRILRYVERRLDQDTYTQGGVH, encoded by the coding sequence ATGAAAAAAATTATTATAGCCTGCTTTGCAGCGCTCCTCCTCGTTTTTGGCGGAGTATCAAGCGCTCAAGCAGACGAGTATCTCCGTGTGGGTATGGAGGCTGCCTATGCACCTTTCAACTGGACGCAGGACGATAACTCAAACGGAGCCGTTCCAATCGAAGGTACCAAACAGTATGCCAACGGTTATGACGTGCAAATCGCTAAAAAAATCGCTGAAGCTCAAGGCAAGAAACCCTTGGTAGTCAAAACAGCTTGGACAGGTTTGATTCCTGCCCTCACTTCCGGCAAAATCGATATGATCATCGCAGGTATGAGCCCAACAGCTGAACGTCGTCAAGAAATCGACTTTTCAGACAGCTATTACCGAAGCGAACCTGTCATGGTTGTCAGCTCAGACGGTGATTATGCCAACGCTAAGAGTCTCAAAGACTTCAAGGATGCTAAAATCACAGCTCAACAAGGGGTTTATCTCTATAATTTGATTGACCAAATCCCAGGTGTCAGCAAACAAACCGCTATGGGAGACTTCGGTGCTATGCGCCAAGCCCTTGCATCTGGTATCATCGATGGTTATGTTTCAGAGCGTCCTGAAGCAAAAACTGCCGAAGAAGCTAGCTCAAAATATAAGATGATTACGCTTAAAGATGGTGGTTTCCAGGTTTCAGACGATGACGTCTCCTTGGCCGTCGGCCTTCGCAAAGGAGACAGCCAGCAAATGGAACAAGTCAATAAGGTCCTTGCTGGAATCAGCCAAGAGGAACGTGCTAAACTGATGGATCACATCATTGACATCCAACCTGCAGATAAGACTGATGAGGCTAAAAAAGGAAACTTCTTTAGTCAGATGAGCAATATCATCGCTAAGAACTGGCCACAATTCTTACGTGGTACAGGAATTACCCTTCTTATCTCAATTATCGGTACAGTTGTGGGTACTTTCATCGGTCTTATGATTGGTGTTTACCGCACAGCTCCTAAGGCTGCTAATAAATTTGTAGCCTTGCTCCAAAAACTCTTCGGTTGGGTGCTTAATGTCTATATCGAAGTTTTCCGTGGTACGCCAATGATTGTACAATCTATGGTTATCTACTACGGTACTGCCCAGGCCTTTGGTATCAATATTGACCGTACCCTAGCAGCTGTCTTCATCGTTTCTATCAACACTGGAGCCTACATGAGTGAAATCGTTCGTGGTGGTATCTTCGCTGTAGATAAAGGACAATTTGAAGCTGCAACTGCTCTTGGATTTACCCATGGTCAAACCATGCGTAAGATTGTTCTTCCACAGGTTATCCGTAACATCTTGCCAGCTACTGGTAATGAGTTCGTTATCAATATCAAGGATACCTCTGTTTTGAACGTTATCTCTGTTGTGGAACTTTACTTCGCAGGTAACACTGTCGCAAGCCAAACTTATCAATACTTCCAAACATTCTTTGTTATCGCAGCAATCTACTTTGTCCTTACCTTCACAGTGACACGCATCTTGCGTTATGTAGAACGCCGTTTGGATCAAGATACTTACACACAAGGAGGGGTTCACTAA